In one Lolium rigidum isolate FL_2022 chromosome 3, APGP_CSIRO_Lrig_0.1, whole genome shotgun sequence genomic region, the following are encoded:
- the LOC124703508 gene encoding disease resistance protein RPM1-like, with product MAEAILIAVTKIASTVTDEAVKGIIAKLSEKVTNLKELPLKIEQIRKQLTIMSNVIAKIGTVYLTDEVVRSWIGEVRNVAYHVEDVMDKYSYHVLQLKEEGFLKKFFVKGTHYAKVFCEITDEVVRVEKEIQLVIQMKDQWLQPSQLVANPLTEMERQRSKDNFPGLVKDEDLVGIEENRALLTDWLYSEELDNTVITVSGMGGLGKSTLVSNVYEREKINFSAHAWIVVSQVYTLDALLRKLLWKIGYTEQPLSAGIDKMDVHDLKKEIQQRLGNRKYLIVLDDVWEQEVYFQMHDAFQNLQGSRIIITTRKDHVAGISSPTRHLELLPLGNPDAFDLFCRRAFYNRKGHICPKDLEAIAISIVDRCHGLPLAIITIGSLLSSRQGLDFWKNMYNQLRSELSNNDHVRAILNLSYHDLSGDLRNCFLYCSLFPEDHPMSRDSLVRLWVAEGFVLGKDKNTPEMVAEGNLMELIHRNMLEVVENDELGRVSTCKMHDIVRELAISVAKEERFASANDYGTMIQMGKDVRRLSSCGWKDNTALKLNLPHLRTVVALGVISPSPSMLSSILAQSNYLTVLELEDSAVTEVPTSIGSLFNLRYIGLRRTRVKSLPDSIENLSHLHTLDIKQTKIEKLPRGLFKIKKLRHLFADRYADEKQTEFRYFIGVQAPKDLSSLEELQTLETVESSNDLAEQLRKLMQLRSVWIDNISAADCGNLFATLSTMPLLSSLLLSARDENEVLCFQALQPTSTDLHRLIIRGQWAKGTLNCPIFLSHGKNLKYLALSWCHLGEDPLGMLAPHMPNLTYLKLNNIRSANTLVLAEDSFPNLKTLALKLMPDVKVININNGALPCIEGLFIVSLPKLDKVPQGIESLHSLKKLWLLALHKDFRSKWLNNRMHQNMQHVPEVRV from the coding sequence ATGGCCGAGGCCATACTCATTGCGGTGACGAAGATTGCTTCCACTGTAACAGATGAAGCCGTCAAGGGCATCATAGCTAAGCTGTCCGAAAAAGTTACTAACCTGAAGGAACTTCCGCTAAAGATTGAGCAAATAAGAAAGCAGCTGACTATTATGAGCAACGTAATAGCTAAGATAGGAACGGTATACCTCACGGACGAAGTTGTCAGGAGTTGGATTGGGGAGGTCCGCAATGTGGCCTACCATGTTGAAGATGTAATGGATAAATACTCATACCATGTTCTTCAACTTAAGGAAGAAGGGTTCCTCAAGAAATTCTTCGTCAAAGGAACACATTATGCCAAAGTTTTCTGTGAAATTACGGATgaggtagttcgggtagagaagGAAATTCAGCTAGTTATACAGATGAAAGATCAGTGGTTGCAGCCATCCCAGCTTGTTGCTAACCCACTTACTGAGATGGAAAGACAGCGGTCCAAAGACAACTTCCCTGGACTTGTCAAAGATGAAGACTTAGTAGGGATTGAGGAAAACAGAGCATTGCTGACTGATTGGTTGTACTCCGAAGAGCTGGATAACACTGTCATAACAGTATCGGGCATGGGTGGGTTGGGAAAATCCACCCTAGTTTCAAATGTTTATGAACGTGAAAAGATCAACTTTTCTGCGCATGCATGGATTGTTGTGTCACAAGTTTACACTCTTGATGCCCTGTTGAGGAAGCTACTGTGGAAGATTGGATATACTGAACAACCGCTGTCAGCGGGTATTGACAAAATGGATGTGCATGACTTGAAAAAGGAAATACAGCAAAGACTTGGAAATAGAAAATATCTGATTGTACTGGATGATGTCTGGGAGCAAGAGGTATACTTCCAAATGCATGATGCTTTCCAGAATCTCCAAGGAAGTCGCATCATCATTACGACCCGGAAGGACCATGTAGCAGGAATTTCTTCTCCAACCCGTCATCTTGAGCTCCTGCCACTGGGTAATCCTGATGCATTTGACCTCTTCTGCAGAAGGGCTTTTTATAACAGGAAGGGTCATATTTGCCCCAAAGATCTTGAGGCAATTGCCATTTCTATCGTTGACAGGTGCCATGGCCTGCCTCTAGCAATTATTACAATTGGCAGCCTGTTGTCATCGAGACAAGGATTAGACTTTTGGAAAAATATGTACAACCAGCTTCGAAGCGAGTTGTCAAACAATGATCATGTCCGAGCTATTTTAAATCTGAGCTACCATGACCTTTCAGGCGACCTCAGAAACTGCTTCTTGTACTGCAGTCTCTTTCCTGAAGATCACCCCATGTCACGTGACAGCCTTGTGCGTCTGTGGGTTGCAGAAGGATTTGTGCTGGGTAAAGACAAGAACACACCAGAGATGGTAGCTGAGGGAAATCTCATGGAATTGATCCACCGCAATATGCTTGAGGTGGTGGAGAATGATGAGCTTGGTAGGGTCAGCACCTGTAAGATGCATGATATTGTGCGTGAACTGGCTATTTCTGTTGCTAAGGAAGAGAGATTTGCTTCAGCAAATGACTACGGCACAATGATACAGATGGGTAAGGATGTTCGTCGGCTCTCATCTTGTGGATGGAAGGACAACAccgcgctgaaacttaatcttccacatCTTCGAACTGTGGTGGCACTTGGAGTAATTTCACCCTCTCCGAGCATGCTGTCGTCAATTTTGGCTCAATCCAACTACCTTACAGTTCTTGAGTTGGAAGACTCTGCAGTCACTGAAGTTCCAACATCCATAGGGTCTCTATTCAATCTACGTTACATCGGGTTACGACGCACCAGGGTCAAGTCACTTCCAGACTCTATTGAGAATCTGTCTCACCTCCACACCCTGGACATTAAGCAAACCAAAATAGAGAAGCTACCGCGAGGACTTTTCAAGATCAAGAAGCTGCGGCACCTTTTTGCTGATAGATATGCTGATGAGAAGCAGACGGAGTTTCGGTACTTTATTGGAGTGCAAGCACCTAAAGATCTGTCCAGCTTGGAAGAACTTCAAACTCTCGAGACTGTGGAGTCCAGCAATGACTTGGCGGAGCAGCTGAGGAAACTGATGCAACTTAGAAGCGTGTGGATTGATAACATTAGTGCTGCTGACTGTGGAAACCTATTTGCTACCCTGTCAACTATGCCACTTCTTTCGAGCCTGCTTCTTTCTGCAAGGGATGAGAATGAGGTACTTTGCTTCCAGGCTCTCCAGCCAACGTCTACAGATCTACACAGGTTGATTATCAGAGGGCAATGGGCCAAGGGGACACTAAATTGTCCGATCTTTCTCAGCCATGGGAAAAACCTGAAGTATCTAGCTCTAAGCTGGTGTCACCTTGGGGAAGACCCACTGGGGATGCTCGCGCCCCACATGCCGAACCTCACATATCTGAAACTGAACAACATACGTAGCGCAAATACTTTGGTTCTTGCTGAAGATTCCTTTCCCAACCTGAAGACGCTCGCCTTGAAGCTCATGCCTGATGTCAAGGTGATAAACATCAATAATGGCGCTCTTCCATGCATTGAAGGTCTGTTTATTGTGTCGCTGCCGAAACTTGATAAGGTCCCCCAAGGCATTGAATCTCTTCACTCCCTGAAGAAGCTCTGGCTGCTGGCTTTGCACAAGGATTTCAGAAGTAAGTGGCTCAATAACAGAATGCACCAAAATATGCAGCATGTTCCAGAGGTTCGTGTCTAG